AGGCTTGAACGAAAAAATAGCTTTCCTAATTTCTTCCTTTGTAACAGGATTATCAGGGATGATTAAATCATTGGTTCTGAAAAAgtcattttgatttttgaaacAAGCCATCTTACTAATGGTTTTAGAAGTCTTGTAGGAATTATCAAAATAGTTGAAAGTGTGTTCTAAAATGGATTTAGCATCAGAAATTCAATTACCATTTTCATCTTTAAAGTACAAGATAGAGTTAACACGTTTTCTATTGGTAGCCATACTATGGAAGAAACGAGTGTTAGCATCACCTTCATTACACCAACTAATTCTTGAACGAAACTTCCAAAAGTCTTCTTCCATTTTTAAAAGGGCATTATACTCTTGTTGAAGAGTAGTTTCCAAATTCATTAGAAAATGACTAGTTTGATACTTTGGCGAATTCTGAATTCCATCTAGGCGTGCCaacaaattttttttcttttaaatatacCACCAAAGGTATCATTTTTCCATGGAATTATTTTTTCTTTGAAAATCTGTTGAGCCTTAGGGAGATCTTCTGACTATATTAACAAAGTCAGGATGCCTACACCACATAGATTCAAGTCTAAATGGTTTACCATTATGAAATCTATTGTTATGGACCAATTGGAGTAATAAGGGGTTATGATCAGAGTGAGTTTTTGGGAGATGGACTACCATAGCTTTTGAAAATAGACTCATCCAAGTATCGTTTACAAAAATTCTATCTAAACGTTCCATAATTAATTTATTAGACTTTCTACAGTTGTTAGACCACGTTTATTTACAACCTTTAAAACCAAGATCGAAAAGGTTATAATGATTAACACTAGACCATAAACGGGAACTACATCTACTGTTAACTCTCCTACCCCCAAATTTATCATCCATGCAAAAAGTATCATTAAAATCACCTCCCAAGAGCCAAGGACCTTTATACTGCTCATAAATTCCGTCAATATTACTCCAAAGATTATTCCTACTTGCTACTTTAGTACTAGCATAAATAGATGAAAAAAGCCAAGAAATATTTAATGGATGTACCTCAATATTAGCATGTATCTCTTGGTTCCTTCTCACAAAGTCCTTCACTGTAACCACATCTGATTTTCATAGAATGACCATTCCTCCAGTTTGTCCCTCAGTTGGGACTTCAATCATTTGAGTGAAGGGAAAGTCCTTAAGAAGATAGACATGGTTTTCCATACAAGTCTCAATTAAGGTCACAACACTGGGTTTGTGGGTATCGATCATTTCTCTAAAGTTTACCCTAAAAGCATCGTTATTACCACCCCTtatattccaaatgataaagttaACTGGATGAGTCATCATATTCGGGAGATTAGGGTTATGCATGCTACCATTGTCTCTCATTCTCTGTGGAGGGGGAGTTGGGTTACTCCTGATCGAAGGTACCAGGATCATTGCATGGCTTCCCACAGTTGGGTCCTGTGGAGGCTTGACATCCATCGAGAATTTGTAAAGTGTTGGGGGACAACTGAGAACATATCTCTTCTCGCGCATTTCCCTGAATAGATATACCTTTACATCGTTTAGACTTGAAAACTCTAGGATTTGGTCTGACCCTAGCAAGTTCAACTCCTCTGGTCTGACCCTAGCAAGTTCAACTCCTCTGCCTCCTCTATTGGTTGGTCTTCTGGTTCTGGTTGATTGGGAGGAGCTTGTTGTTATGGAACATTGTTTTGATCTAGAGGACCATTTGGTTGGGGATTGTTTGCATGTGGAGGAATTTGCATTTGGTTGGCCATCTGATTCGTTGCATGGGTGCATAGACCATGGCATGAATATTGGGTTCATGTTCGAGATCTTCCCTCGTGGAAAGAATGGGAGATCCATTTGCATATTCTAAGTTTGGATTGGGTTGAAGTGGGGTGGTAGACTCCATTGGTTTCTCATAGTTTGGGCTAGGTTGGAGTTCATCGATGGAGCTAGGGGGTGAAGTATGTTGTTCAACCAAACATGGTTGAAGTAGTTGTTCATTGCCATATGCATCCCCTTCCGATACTAGCTGGGCAAGGAAGTGAGAATTTTGGAGGACTATCACTATTTCCTGCCCATCCAATATCATGTTGAATGATATTGCATGCCCCATTAATGCTTGCTCTATCCAGGAGAGGGGTTGATGGTCTTGAGGGAGGGATGGTTGAACAAAGAAGATTTGATTGTTTGTTTGTGCTGCCTGAGGAATCTGAGGGTTGGCCATTGTATGGGCTCGTTGATGCCATAAGATTTGGACTAGACGATAACGCCTTCTTTGGGATACTGGAATTCTGGGCATATTTACTACTTGAGGGATGGTTTATATTATGGGAAGTAGAAGAGTTTTCTGAAGGGGTAACTATGGATTTTTGTGTTCTAGGGGGGTCAATATTTATTACCTCTATTTGCATGCTTTGGGGGATGCTTGAGCCAGTGGTGTTAGTAGGACTTTGTGTAGATTTTGTCCCTGTAATGCGTATGGTTTCTTTAACCATTTGTTGGCCAATGGGAGAGACTTGGGACAGGTGTTGAAGGTGTACTTTATTGTCTATGCAAGGATTAGCTAGGCTGGCAGTGTGGTTAATGAGATTATTAGGGATTAGGGCATCATTGGGAGATGTATGTAGCATGAGAGAGTTACTAATTTGATTAGTTAGGGGAGTCGGCATATAATTAGTGCCATGCAAAGTATTTAATTGGTCCTTAGCAGTGTTTTCCACATGGTAATTTGAGTTGGGGGATGGGGCCATGTCCAATACCATGCATTCTTGGTTAGACGGATTAACCAATGCTTGAAACTTGTTTTCAGTAGTGGGGGAAGATAATGGGCTAGGATTTTTTGCAATGTAATTCTTAGACGAATTCCTATTGGGAAATTTAAAAGACATTTGCTTATCAGTGGATTTAACATTTAATGAGATAGAAGAGAGTGTACCTGACAAAAGATTGCTTTGCTCCTTAGAATTACCTGAAGTGTTCTTGTGATTGGCCTTATTTTTTGTTGGGAAACTCATCGTTTGCCACACTTATTCCTTAGTGGAATGAAGTGAATCTTCATTAACACCTTGTGTTGTTGCTTTATGGTCCTTGGATTGGTTGACAGTAGAGTCCAAGGCTGTTGGAGAAGAGGCATTAACAACTATTTATACTGACATTTGGATTGAACATGCCCAAGCCTTCCACATTTAATACATAAAAGATTCCCATTTTCATAGTGTATAGCTTGTTTGTGTGATCAAATGTATATAAAAGGAGTTACTGGGACATCCAAAGGCAACTCAACACATAATAATCTGGCATATCTTCCTCTAAGAGTTAAGGAAGTGCATGCatcaatttttaaaagtttgccAATTTTGTTACCAATCTTTTTTAAGATTAAACCATCATAAATTCTGTTGGTAATTGAGGAAGCCGAATCCAAACTGCagtttttgatatttttgtttcCGATGCAACGAAGTTTGGTTCCCATTTTTGGACCGATAGAAAGTGACCAAAGATAAACCAAGGACCCATATGTAGGGCTTTTTGCATAGTTTCCTCATTACTAAATTTAGTGATGAAGTAATCACACACTAAATCAATCAAAGGGAAGTTTTCCTTTATTTTCCACAGTTTATGTAATTTTCTTTTGAGCAAGTGGTGTTGAATTCTTCTTCCTTGAAGCTTAACTATAGTCGAGTATTTCCATGGTTGATATATTCGATGGATATCCTCTTGAGTTAATTGAACTTGCTGGATGTTTGAGGGACATAAGGGGTCTTCTTTCCCAATATCTTGTGATTCGGATGGATAATGGATATTTGTATCAATAATCATGTTGATTGAAGCTTCTTGTTCACCTTGCACCAACTTATCCTCAAAGCTAACAATTGGCAATTCGGATTTCACAAGAGATAATGATGTCTGGGGGTTTAGGAGGAGGAATTTGATAAACATGATCCAAGTCCATTACTATTTTGTTGATTGATTCACCTTTCTCTCTCTACTTCCTAGAGAGAAGGCAGAGAATTGAAGGGGTGAAGAATTTCCTCATCCTTATCCGTGTACCTTACTTTTGTCACTCTGCATTGAATGTGAAAATATGGTTAAAATAATTGTATTAGTTGTAGAAATATGGACATCATTCCCACTTAGTCAACATGAGAATGCTAAAATTCCTTAGAAATTTGGTTACTATTTGCCAAAATGATATTGAGATTTATAGCTTGTTTTGCAAGCTGGAAAAAATAACTTATTTAGagaagtatttttttcaaaagtattttacaaaaaaatattttggagAGAAGCAGTATGTGTTTGACTAATCAatatgaaaaatacttttgaataatatttgtgtttggccaaacttttcaaAAAGTGCTTTTAAATAACAAATTACGAATTAGGACATGAAGAGatttacttaatagttaatattataaaagtaaataaataatttcaaaaatttATTATCGAAGATAATAATTaagttttttatattttattttagtaaaatatgaaaataaaattaaacagcACTTTAATTCTTTCAAGACGAATTAAATATATCAAAAAAttattcaacaaatataaaagcattcaccctagaaatcactatatattagaaagctatcctaaaaattttaaaaaaatatttatagattaatatcctaagtatttgGTTtagaataagtaagggtattttggAATATATTACATTTTGCTAAAGGTATTTTTGAAGtgaaaactgcttctgcttctagggagaagctactttttttttgtttctcaaAAAGTGCTTCTGCTtcatcccaaaaatatttttttcccaaaaatatttggccaaacacctcaagtttagaaaaaaaaatgcttttttgaaaaaggaaaaaagagggtgtttggctaagcttataagctggtcaaactagcttataagcacttttcggtttatctacgcgtttggtaaagttaaaagtgcttataatcCACGTGCTtataagtcaaaaataagccaaacgCCATAAGTTGGTCACCTACAGCTTATgaattttagcttataagcactttaagtttgaccaaaatttttactattttattcttAAAGTATTCTTTTTTTAGAACAAAACTCTTATATCGATACTCACTGCCTCAAGTATTGTTTCAACCTAAACCCCCCTCCTCTTCAGGTCTTGAATTCTCATTGACTATTTAAGATAAGAAAAATCATTATTCCTTTGCATATTTGTATCTATGTGATTGTGTGTTAATCTTTGAACTATATGTAATAAATGAGGGCATATCAAATTTTTGGTGTATTGCTTTGTAAGTATTGTGGTGATGAAGACAGTGTTTGTTGCTCTTCAAATATTTTGTcctatttaggtttattttttacTGAGAAACTTTTGTAAATTTATTAATTATTGTAACTTATGATTATATGtttatcataaaataaattatatttatcgtaaaattatcttatctaagcacaattgtatttaaaataaaatgacaaaatAGAATATTTTATATTTGATTCGATCTGGAATCTTAAATTTTGAAGAAATTATGCCCCTATAAGTATAAACAATTATAAGgttatttaagtcattttaacAGAAAAAGAGTTTATCAGCACTTTTTTATCAAATACTGCATCaacttattattaatttcagcacttatATCCAAACACGTAAATGCTTATTTATTTAATCGGTTTTAGCACTTAGAAGTACTTTTCAGCACCTAATTTTTATTAGCTACTTCAAGTCAGCTAATTCAAACAGGCTTAAAAAACACTTTTAGATTAGGAAGAAGCTTGgttatgatgacccaaaaggtcatcacttattttagaaataaattatgtGTTCCGAGGTCTTAAAACCTCTTTCCGTCTCACCttaatttgcgtgcacagttcgagcgtgtatccggaaagccattatgtgaaaatctatgaaaaatgattaaaagtgactttaaaatgaatttaagttgacttcggtcaatattttgggtaaacggaccagaACCtctgatttgacggtcccgaagggtccgtaggaaaatatgggacttggtcatatgtccggaatcgaatttcgaggtcccaaacccgagaaataaatttttaaagaaaattattttctagaatatatatgagtttttagaaatgaaaaatGTTTGAAAGTTGTTGGTAtcaggcctgtattttggttctggagcccggtacaggtcttatatgtgatttaagtcgagcctgtaaattttggtaagaaacggaagtcgtttgatgtgattcggacccatagttgtgaaaattgatactttgaaagttttgagaatTTTCTTAGAATTTATGCTAAATTCGTTATTTAaaacgttattttggcgatttgatcgcacagataagttcatatgatgtttttgagttggtatgcatgtttagtttggagccccgagggctcgggtgagtttcggataagcatcagaaggtttttaaactcaaaaatgttgcaggttttcagtttttGGTGCACAGGGATTTTGTGCGTCGCGTTCACGTGGCTTCACTCGCGAATGCGGAAGGCAATATCCCTCAGGTGAaaattgttcttcgcgaacgcggagcttgggacgcgaacgcgaggctgtgGGGGGagtactcttcgcgaacgcgtccaggcACTCACGAACGCGTAAGGTTAATGGCGTGGGGGAGGGGTTTCACATTTGCTCTACATGAATGCGGCCACccgaccgcgaacgcgaaggctccgGGGGAtgaagcttcgcaaatgcgagcctgtGATCGCGAACGCAATGGTCAGctgggcctgacccatcgcgaacgcgatgaaggcctgcctaGTTATTTTAAATCAGTAGCAAAAACGGGCAGAACCCATTTACTTCACATTTTCGAAATTTgggagcattgaggcgattttcaaagaacaatttcttccccaaaacattggtatatgattctaaaccttttcttttgatttcccattgcatttcatcaattttcatccgaaaatccaggtttctcatggtagaaattagaaaatttgggtagagtttgggctttttgaataattggaatttagacctcgattt
The Nicotiana sylvestris chromosome 11, ASM39365v2, whole genome shotgun sequence DNA segment above includes these coding regions:
- the LOC138881882 gene encoding uncharacterized protein PB18E9.04c-like, translated to MSFPTKNKANHKNTSGNSKEQSNLLSGTLSSISLNVKSTDKQMSFKFPNRNSSKNYIAKNPSPLSSPTTENKFQALVNPSNQECMVLDMAPSPNSNYHVENTAKDQLNTLHGTNYMPTPLTNQISNSLMLHTSPNDALIPNNLINHTASLANPCIDNKVHLQHLSQVSPIGQQMVKETIRITGTKSTQSPTNTTGSSIPQSMQIEVINIDPPRTQKSIVTPSENSSTSHNINHPSSSKYAQNSSIPKKALSSSPNLMASTSPYNGQPSDSSGSTNKQSNLLCSTIPPSRPSTPLLDRASINGACNIIQHDIGWAGNSDSPPKFSLPCPASIGRGCIWQ